In the Pongo abelii isolate AG06213 chromosome 9, NHGRI_mPonAbe1-v2.0_pri, whole genome shotgun sequence genome, CATGGAAAGCAGAGTCCTGAAAACTGTGAAGACCCAGTGGAGCTGCGGCTGCATCTTTTCTTTCACCCCATCTGAGCAGTTTCCATGGGAACACTTATTCAGGTCTGAGGACGCTTACTGAAGCAGATGCTGTATCTTTGCTGAGGTCTGGAGTGTGGTATGCAGGCACAGAAAAGACGGTTGGCTTACTAGGGCCATCTGGAATAAACAGGCAACTCTTCCTATTgctggcaagaaaaaaaataggcctCTAACACCTTAAAATGAAGAATGATTTGCAATTTGACTCTCAATAGGAAAACCAATATTCAACAGCTGAATATTGAGGGTCCTCCCCGCCTCACCTTTAAGTCCTGGTTGATACTGAAGTATTTGTTTTGAGAACTGTGGCAGCAGAAGAAACTCTGGAGCCCTGCTGGGCAGCTGGGTCACTTGCAGTACTCGGTTCACATCTAGAGCCACTGTCTCAATGACACTTGATCTGGGTTTGCTGCGAGCCAGCTCACCACAGGTGGCCTCATCTGGGGCATGATTCTTTTATGGTCATTTCACCcttaagagagagaaaacaggatgTCCAAGATGTTTCCTGGGAATCTGTAAAGATATGGTTTTATTCAGAATCCCCTTTGAAGGATCCTGAGATAAGCTGATTCAGTTTCCTGAGAAGTGCACACTCGGGAACCAGGCTGCAAGAGTGGAGCGTGGACTCCTTCAGGAGCAGGAAGCAGCAAGTCAGCCCAGACTCTCCAGGATGGATCAAGAGGCCTCCACCGCTCTACAGGGAACAGTGTTTGACTTGGGGGAAACGTGGCCAGGCAGCAAAAGATGGTAAATAGATAACGACAGGAGACACTTAACCCCGTTCCTCATATAACGTACCACTGGGCATAATAGGATGTGTCATAAAAATGTGTGTCCTTTGGTCCCAATTCCCCAAATCAATCACCCCCACTATTTCATTATAATTCATATTAGGTCAAAAAGGAAACACATACACAAAGCAGTCTGTTTTAACCTGAAATAATTCTGTTGATATTTGAATCACTTTCAGTGGGACATTTGCTTTAAACCACAAGATATCTCCATCTCCAGGTACAAaaatcccttcctccctcccctgccaccccccaccccaccctgcaaccaaagaaacaaacaaaacccaaacccacAACTCAGCTTCAAATAAGTTTGCAAGAAATGAGActctaaatatttacatatggggcaagaaataaatcacaaaacTATTTACAAAAATACACAAGCTTATATGCATTAACAATTTACACCAGTTCACAAAAATATTAAGACATAAAAAAAcactatataaattaaaattaaaaactcaaaagtaTGATCTAAGACTTCCTAGGATGCTTCTCTCATGCAGGTCATGGTTGAAAAATCAGGTTTTGCTATCTCAGAATCTAAACTGTAAAaccatttttattctttgaacATTAACAGTACTAATCAGATAAGGAAAAAAGACCCTCTGTGCACACTGACATTATCTTGCACACGTTATAATACACCATTCCTGACATTTCTGTAACACACAGTGCTGAAAATCACATGCCTCTAACCATGGGGAAGAAGTAACTCTCTGACATACTTTTGCTTTCATTCTGCTCAAGCAATACTTTGCCAACATCCTAAATGGGTGACTGACACGGCTGAAAACAGAGAAATGGACTTTGCAGGCTCCTTCTTTAACTAAAGGGGCAAATTTCAAATTTACATCGTTTGCATCTATTACTGCTCCAAATGTGGTAACCTACTCCTCTGTCCCCACTCACGTTAGTTAACAGTCCCTCCTCTCTACAGAATTAGTCCTAGAATTTTTCAACCTGaccctaaattttaaaaaatgctttgccATTGTAAGAAATGTGCAGGCCCTAGTCGTGGGACCATCCCAGGGACTTGCATGTTTGAAAGGAAATTGAATATAGTAAGAAATAAGGCTCCGATGAAATTTATTAAGAAGAAGATGGCACCTCTGGGATTGTTAGCAAAATTTTTAGCCAGACTTCCAGGGAATATTTATTTCAATCAGACCAAACTGTGGAATCAGAATTTTGCCAAAAAGATAAAATCCGGAGGCATGGCTATGAAAATGTCAATAGGATTAAATCACGGGTTTAATGTATAAGGCAGCTCCATTTCCTTGATCATAATGCTCCATGTCAAAATTTGAAAGTAAGAACATTCAGTTACCCCATTTGTGAAGTCACACACAAGGTGGACTGTGCTGAGGTATCCGGCTCACAGTGATTTGCCGTCCGGTTTCCACCCCACAACATTAGAAAGGGAAAGATGCCggaaaagtgtttcaaataacTGAATCCAAAATTAAGGCTGTTGCTAGCATGCATTAAATGAAGCAACTCTAGATTTGATCTAAAGTTTGTGTTTCACACTTATAACAGTAATTGCAATCATCATTCTGTATTCGAAATATTTACCTGATATTTCTAAACCCATAGGACATTTATTAATTAAGAAATTGTTTTGAGGAATTAACCCTACtatttataaaataggctttagtTTCAGGACTAAACAATGTGTGTGACAACAAATCCACAAATATTAAAACTGGACCGGAATCCCTGGGTTACTTTCTTTAGGCTCTCAGTTACTTAAAGCCATGTGTATCTCCTGGTCACAGCAGCCCCTCTTCCTAACCTCCATGCTGCTGGTGAGAACTTACAGGGCTGGTGTGGTCTCCAAGGGGCAATGGGTTGCCTACTTAACAAAAGTATgattaaggtaaaaaaaaattagtgccaCATATTCACCAAAGGTCAAACTCCTGTATGTAGCACCCAGGGTGTTTTTGTGCCAAAGGGAAGTATCCTATCAGGTTTCCTAGCACTTTGACTGTAAAACAGTCGGGTCTGCACTTTTAATGTAGAGGCCTCAATTTCCACAGACCTTTTCACATATGGGTGTTTCAAGGTTTCTACTAGTTTTTACTGCATCCCTCCAATGAATTCTAAGGGAACAAAAGAAAACCTtacagaatatttccacataTCAATGTGTtgttcttaaaacattttatttttttctaaatataaacccttaaaatgcacattattttttaaaataaaaactggcaTGAATCCTAATCTTTATACAATTTCACAGCAATAATAGCAGCATGATTTTAGCCTCTTAAAAGATTTCCTCCTTTgctctaaataaaaattaatttcaagttCTAAAAAGCCAGAGCAGCAACCATCcaataaatggaatgcaattctcCTAGTGTCTTCTACAGACCGAGCATTTAAAATACGTAAATGTATAAAACTTGAGTATTATTGAgagttatggaatgaaatgacaaTCTAAACTCGTTTTGTAAACATAGGACTGCCTTGCTAGTCTGATGTATTTTGGGGGTGGAGGGAGCTAAGAACATAGAATGGAGTTGGGCTAGAGAGTTCCTACTCTGATAAGGAATGCAACTTTCAAAAGTCGTGGGTGTTAAACATGTTTTACATGTCTCCAGAGTTATAAAGAGCTATACCTGAAATGCTGGTGCAGATGGTAATTACAACAAGACTGTGATCACACAAGTATAGAGTAAGCAAACAACAGCAATGCCTTAGGACAGCAATAACTGCCCAGAACTCCACTGGTGAAATGGGGCTGTGAACTAAGCGGTTATTGCAGGAACTTGCAGTCTAATAATAGACAATGCGTAGCTACTTAAATTCCCAGGGACCCTGTACTCTGGTTTAGCAACAGAAACAAACATGgaaatttatattcataataaATTATGTGTGTCTATCCAGTCAAACCatgctgggcttttttttttttttttttaatgaaagaaagttGATAATTTAGGAAAACCAATGGTATAACATGTTTTACTCAAATTACAACTCACCAAATCTTATTGAGGGGTGGGGTAAGAAGAAAACCTGAAGGCAGGCAATGCATTAAAAGCATCAATAGAGTTTTCTGGTGCTAACAAAGTTCACTGACAATAAGAACTTTACTTTCTTCCACCTAAAGAAGTTTCCTTAaatagtaacttttaaaaatcccttcTGTCATGATATGAGCCCGTTCACTGAACTGTGAGGAACAAGgatgaaaaataagaatagaaagaGTATGGTTCAGCCTGAGTCTAAGTGGTCTGGTGTTTTATGATGactctaccaaatgtttaaagtcttaatttcttatttttaattataatgttGCTAACTGTCTGACTGATCTTGAAGGATCAGGGATTTTTCCACGACTCTAACTGAACACAAGATCCTTCTCAGACGGGGAGAATGAAGTGACAACAGTGTGTCAATCTGCGCAAGTTGTGCAGCTACTGAAGGAGAAGCAGGAACACAACGGGGAATGCAGACGCCTACCAGGAAATCGATGTGAACTGCTCTCAATTATGCAGCAAATACTAAGAAGAAAGGACAATGCTGAATTCAAATTCAGTTAAAGGCAGTCCTCAGGCTCTTTCAAGCTAGCCCTAGATGGCAAGTGTGTCCTGAGACAGGTTTCTCTACTGGGTTTCAGCACGGGGCTTTACCATCCTTCAGATCTTTTCTAAAGACAAAAATGACAAAGTCTATAGATGGAAGAGGGGGTAATGAAGCAGGGAAGGGGAAAAAGATACgatttgtttacttttattatctttttttaaatgtggtcaggggttttatagtattttttgtttttttaatctttttggttattgaaaaaaaatagaacagtcCACTGTCCAGCAGAGGCTGCTTCAACTCTATTGCTCCCAGGGCTCATTCTGCATGGATCTGTGTTTCAGGATGCTGCAAGGACAACTCTGCGGGCAGGAAGGCCCCTTGACCCAAAGCTGTAGCGTAGGTCCTGCTCTGTGGATGGGGAAAGCCAGGGGGCACATATGTCCCCATGCTGCCCCCTCCAAAGACTCCTCGCTGGTGCTGAGGCAGGGAGTGGTAATCTTCCAGGTTATCATACTGGGACACAACAGTCACACTGCTCTGGCGCTTGCCGTGTGGTTGGTATTGGTACAGCACACTGGGGTCCCTCTCCACGTTCTGGGTATGATGGAGTTTGAGGCTATGACTCCTCTCTGGTTTAGGGGGTGGGACCATTGACTGAGTGAGGTGTTCTTCCTCCTTGTAGCAGTCTCTGGAGTGTTTCTCTGGGGCAGAAGGCTGCCTAACCCAGGGTCGCTCCATCTCTTTTGAGAGCCTTACCTCTTTGTGGTTCAGTCTTAAAGATTCTTGCCCGGATGCAGCATATTTTACTCCAGAGTTATGGTAGCTGACTGGCTCAGAAGTGTCTGGAATCCCCTTGGACCCATAATCTAACTGGCCAGCTCCCTGGGGATAAGGGGGCCCATTCTTTGACTCACAGAACTGCCTATGGCTTGCTTCCTGGTGTGCCCTGTGCTCAGGGAGACTGCAGCCCATGTCAGGAAGCTTCCTGCTCCTCAGGCTGCTCTGCTTCTGAGGCAGGGATGGCTTCTCTGGCTGCGTGCTACCATGGCCTCCGTGGTGATGGACTCTGTCCATCTCTGCCTCGGGATGCCTCCTATAGAAGCGGTCCTCTCCCTCCGGACTGATGGCCTTGGCTGCATGGCggctctcctttccttctgccaCTGAGAGGAGTCCAGTTTTCCCAGGATCTGATTTACTACGCAGATGGATGACATAGATCCCACCCAAGTCGTCCTGCACAGGCGGGGTCATGTTATCATATTGGGACATGACAggccctttcaccttctgccgaGCACGGCTCTCTCTCCGGATGGACTGCATGCGGTATTTTTCCATGTCCTCAAGATCCCATGAGGTGTAGGTGTGCTTTACATCAGCAGCCGGAGGCATGTTGACTACATTATGGTCGTTGGGAGAGAAATAGCCAGTCACGTTGGCCCGGGGACGTGGAGGCAAACCAGCATAACTGTACAAGTTCTTTCCTTGCAGCCTAGGATTGTAGAAAGCAAAGTCTCGATTGGGAAGGCGGTGAAGGGGTCTCAACTGGACTGTGCCATAGGCATCCACATCACACAGGGCCCCATCTGGACTGTAATAGGAACTAGAAGAACTGGAATATGGGCTATACCTGTAGTGGACCCGGCCATTCTCAAAGTAAGGCTGAAGCTGAGTGACATGATAATCTGAGCGGGCCTGGGAGGACTGATATGGCTTATATTGGTACAGGGGTCTTGGGCAGTAGGCTGGCTCATCATCTGGGGGAACTTCTGTCCGTGAAATGGGAACAGAGCGAATCATGGAAGACGGCGGAGCATGGAGAGACTGCACTCTCCGGATGGTAGGGTATGGCGGAATGTCTTCAGGGTAACAGGTATTCCTAACAGAGGAGCTCAAAGAAGACACATACTCGATCCGGCTGCATGGCTTGGAGTGGTGTCCAGATGCGTTTCTTCCTGGGGCCACATATGTGTTATAACGAAGACCCATGGAGGCTGGTGGCTCTGACCTGGCACCATACACTTGGTGCTGCTCCAATTTATTGTGATGTGGAGGTACACTCTGGGGACGGTACTGGCAGTTTGGAGTCATATTGAAATGCAAACAGTTTTCTGGACCAAAGGGTTCAGTGGTGACATCGGGCCTAGCAAAGGAGGAGTAAACTGTTTTCTGAGAAGCATGCTTAGGTTGTGGGACAGGAAGTGGTAAAGGCAATGCACCATCCACAGAGGCGGATGAAGCAGTGACAAAGGAATGATAATTTGAACTGCTGGTGGCATCTGCACTGCTGGAGTGTATGGCAGCAACCATCTTACTCTCCATCATCCTGGTGGGGGGCAGTGGTGCAGGAAAGCCACAGGGATGTGCAGGGACAGACTCGGCGCGCAGGTGCAGCAGCGGGGCCCGGGCACCATCCCGCACTTTCTCAGGCAGGCCTGGCTGGACAGCTGTAGCCATGGGACActgagcagcagcagcaccaccgTCACTGATGAAGGCAGACACAGGGTCATCCATGGCTCGAGGTTCAGGTGGCCTCTCTGGAACTGGAACTACTCCTTGAACCTATTGAAAGATGATAATACTATGGGTCTATTTTTTGTTCCCTCTATGAATCAAGTACTATTAAATTTGTAACTCACAAATTGAGGCTGGTTGGGTAGCAGCTTGAACTTTCCCAAGCCATGTGGTTGCAATGAATCTGTACCCATTGCTAGGAAAAGAAGGCTTGTGCTGCTATTTTGTACAATACCCAGTATTATCTTTGGAGAACTATTcaaagttttctaatttatgagAGGTTTTAAATGCGTGATGAGGTTGCCTATGGCATAATTTTAATATACAAACCAAAAGAGAGGTTTAGTCAAGTAATACTGTAGAGCTTAAAAATACATAACCAGTCTATTGGTCTAGCTCAGTCTCAACACCAAGGACATTTTGTTAAATTAAGAGTTAATTTTATCATCTGGAGAGACTTTAGAAATTCACAGTTGTACACAGCAGTTTTAGGGCTTTGAAAATAGGGAAAGGCAATATTCAAATCAGAGGCTACTGCCTCTCTCCTACCTTTGATTCCACCTTAGTCTGGCCAAAGATAATCCTCATACTGAAAACATGCTATCCTTGAGAAGCAGTAAACACAGCATCCTCCACTAAAGTCTAAAATCTTAAGTTCTATTAATAGTTCAAGGTGaccatataaaagaaaaacaacctgTGGCACTTTCTTAAAATAGAGGAAATTCAGGAAGAAACCTTAGCATTCTGCATACTACATTCTCTCATTGAAACAGGTACCTGACTATGGGACAAACTGCTGGTGAATGCTAGGAAAGTAACAAAAAATCCCAAGGCACTATAATCTCTTATACTTCCAAAATGTCTGCAAGGCAGACAGTCTTAACGAATGTTTTGAGAAGGAAGTATTTTCATTGTGTAACTGTGAATAATTGGCAGAGGGTaggtaaatgacttgcccaaagtcacaatgAGTCAGTGATggagttggaaaaaaaatttaaaaagcaacccACAACCGTAAAGCCCACTTTGTCTCATTTGATCCTGATCTCTTTGTGTTACTGGAATAAACTACCAAGACACTTTAGGAAGAAAAGGGAGCAGGTATAGTTAAGCTATAGTCATCTAGGAGCTACTCCTTTCCTGGGGAAAAGCCAGCATCAAGGTAACGGCAGACTCCAACCTCAAATGGGAACTATTTCATGGAAACCGGCCACAGGGCTTAAAAGTAATTGTTGCGTCTGACTCAAAGATAACACCACACCCTGCTGAAAAGTGACATACCTTTGGTAATAGTATATTTCATCCCACTGATATCTTCCCCTTCTTACCTTGTGGGAATTATTTAATCCTATATTGGTTGCTGCTTGTACCTGCCCCACAACTGGTGGCTGCTCTGCAGATCTCTGGGAaggtggagggggaaggggaCGATTAGTTCTGTGAGTGCGCTGAAGTGTGGCAGCAGCAAAATCAGCAGTGGTGGGTTGTTCAGCCACATCCCAGCTGGCTTCCTTGGTGCTCATTTGGGCTGTTGCTGGAGTAGCTGTCATGTAAGTCATGGTGGCTGTGCTGGTATTCTCTTCGGGGGACCCAGAAGGAGGGTAGATTTTATCGCTAGGTAAATTAGGAGGTGTGGGTGATTTGTCTGCAAGggacccagaaggaaggaagattTTATCCCTAGGTAAATTAGGAGGTGTGGAAGATTTGTCTGCAAATTCTAAAGGGTGATGGAGTTTATCCACACTTGCACCAAGATAAGAAGGAGGCTGATCTCCACTGTAGAAACGGGGTGGAGACTGGTCCTGATCCAAGAAGGAGACAGTTGGCATACTGTTcttcccagactggtcttcaGGGAAACTTACATGATCATCAGACTTCTCTGAGTCTAAGGGAACTGAAGTAATTCTGGCCTTTTCTGGGTCCCCAGATAAATATGCTTGATGTGGCTGATTCCCTGTTAAGTCTACTTGGTGATGTTGCTCCCCAGATTCAGTTGTGTTGGAATGGGTAGGATCCCCAATAGCTGTTGTCTCTGGTAGAGGATGGTCACAGTTTCCTGGTGCATTATTCTGAAGGTGGAACTGGTCTGCTGGTCGATCGGTTTGGAAATAGGCCTTATCTAGAGCAACTGCAGAGTAAGAACTGGACAGATTATCTTCAGTTGTAGCCACCGCTATGTCTCCATAATTTGTATACCCAGCCTGAGAGGTCCCTGGTCTCTTCAATGACTGAGTTGAGGCTTGCTGTGCGGACTCAGCTAATGCTAGCGCCAACATTCGGGCAACATTTTTCGGAGGCGGTGGTGGTGGGATAAGAGAGACTGAACTGACAGGAACGGAATCCTGAGGGGGGTCATGGGTAACTGCTCCTAGTGggaaattgggaaaaaaaatgagagtgaAAAGGTAGCTTACGTTATCCTAAATGGAAAGCCAAACACTCCCCATGTGATCATTAAAAAATAGGTGCCTTCCATATTTCAAAATGGCAATC is a window encoding:
- the ARHGAP32 gene encoding rho GTPase-activating protein 32 isoform X6, encoding MKVKHVKKSTTPGLMGCDNIHRLPFTKGHFPKMAECAHFHYENVEFGSIQLSLSEEQNEVMKNGCESKELVYLVQIACQGKSWIVKRSYEDFRVLDKHLHLCIYDRRFSQLSELPRSDTLKDSPETVTQMLMAYLSRLSAIAGNKINCGPALTWMEIDNKGNHLLVHEESSINTPAVGAAHVIKRYTARAPDELTLEVGDIVSVIDMPPKVLSTWWRGKHGFQVGLFPGHCVELINQKVPQSVTNSVPKPVSKKHGKLITFLRTFMKSRPTKQKLKQRGILKERVFGCDLGEHLLNSGFEVPQVLQSCTAFIERYGIVDGIYRLSGVASNIQRLRHEFDSEHVPDLTKEPYVQDIHSVGSLCKLYFRELPNPLLTYQLYEKFSDAVSAATDEERLIKIHDVIQQLPPPHYRTLEFLMRHLSLLADYCSITNMHAKNLAIVWAPNLLRSKQIESACFSGTAAFMEVRIQSVVVEFILNHVDVLFSGKISMVMQEGAASLSRPKSLLVSSPSTKLLTLEEAQARTQAQVNSPIVTENKYIEVGEGPAALQGKFHTIIEFPLERKRPQNKMKKSPVGSWRSFFNLGKSSSVSKRKLQRNESEPSEMKAMALKGGRAEGTLRSAKSEESLTSLHAVDGDSKLFRPRRPRSSSDALSASFNGEMLGNRCNSYDNLPHDNESEEEGGLLHIPALMSPHSAEDVDLSPPDIGVASLDFDPMSFQCSPPKAESECLESGASFLDSPGYSKDKPSANKKDAETGGSQCQTPGSTASSEPVSPLQEKLSPFFTLDLSPTEEKSPKPSSFTEKVVYAFSPKIGRKLSKSPSVSISEPISVTLPPRVSEVIGTVSNTTAQNASSSTWDKCVEERDATNRSPTQVVKMKTNETDAQEAYESEVQPLDQVAAEEVELPGKEDQSVSSSQSKAVASGQTQTGAVTHDPPQDSVPVSSVSLIPPPPPPKNVARMLALALAESAQQASTQSLKRPGTSQAGYTNYGDIAVATTEDNLSSSYSAVALDKAYFQTDRPADQFHLQNNAPGNCDHPLPETTAIGDPTHSNTTESGEQHHQVDLTGNQPHQAYLSGDPEKARITSVPLDSEKSDDHVSFPEDQSGKNSMPTVSFLDQDQSPPRFYSGDQPPSYLGASVDKLHHPLEFADKSSTPPNLPRDKIFLPSGSLADKSPTPPNLPSDKIYPPSGSPEENTSTATMTYMTATPATAQMSTKEASWDVAEQPTTADFAAATLQRTHRTNRPLPPPPSQRSAEQPPVVGQVQAATNIGLNNSHKVQGVVPVPERPPEPRAMDDPVSAFISDGGAAAAQCPMATAVQPGLPEKVRDGARAPLLHLRAESVPAHPCGFPAPLPPTRMMESKMVAAIHSSSADATSSSNYHSFVTASSASVDGALPLPLPVPQPKHASQKTVYSSFARPDVTTEPFGPENCLHFNMTPNCQYRPQSVPPHHNKLEQHQVYGARSEPPASMGLRYNTYVAPGRNASGHHSKPCSRIEYVSSLSSSVRNTCYPEDIPPYPTIRRVQSLHAPPSSMIRSVPISRTEVPPDDEPAYCPRPLYQYKPYQSSQARSDYHVTQLQPYFENGRVHYRYSPYSSSSSSYYSPDGALCDVDAYGTVQLRPLHRLPNRDFAFYNPRLQGKNLYSYAGLPPRPRANVTGYFSPNDHNVVNMPPAADVKHTYTSWDLEDMEKYRMQSIRRESRARQKVKGPVMSQYDNMTPPVQDDLGGIYVIHLRSKSDPGKTGLLSVAEGKESRHAAKAISPEGEDRFYRRHPEAEMDRVHHHGGHGSTQPEKPSLPQKQSSLRSRKLPDMGCSLPEHRAHQEASHRQFCESKNGPPYPQGAGQLDYGSKGIPDTSEPVSYHNSGVKYAASGQESLRLNHKEVRLSKEMERPWVRQPSAPEKHSRDCYKEEEHLTQSMVPPPKPERSHSLKLHHTQNVERDPSVLYQYQPHGKRQSSVTVVSQYDNLEDYHSLPQHQRGVFGGGSMGTYVPPGFPHPQSRTYATALGQGAFLPAELSLQHPETQIHAE
- the ARHGAP32 gene encoding rho GTPase-activating protein 32 isoform X2, encoding MVDKLFDVLLDSIFQYFLEDFCIDVHQRKMKSSVHSEEDDFVPELHRNVHPRERPDWEETLSAMARGADVPEIPGDLTLKTCGSTASMKVKHVKKSTTPGLMGCDNIHRLPFTKGHFPKMAECAHFHYENVEFGSIQLSLSEEQNEVMKNGCESKELVYLVQIACQGKSWIVKRSYEDFRVLDKHLHLCIYDRRFSQLSELPRSDTLKDSPETVTQMLMAYLSRLSAIAGNKINCGPALTWMEIDNKGNHLLVHEESSINTPAVGAAHVIKRYTARAPDELTLEVGDIVSVIDMPPKVLSTWWRGKHGFQVGLFPGHCVELINQKVPQSVTNSVPKPVSKKHGKLITFLRTFMKSRPTKQKLKQRGILKERVFGCDLGEHLLNSGFEVPQVLQSCTAFIERYGIVDGIYRLSGVASNIQRLRHEFDSEHVPDLTKEPYVQDIHSVGSLCKLYFRELPNPLLTYQLYEKFSDAVSAATDEERLIKIHDVIQQLPPPHYRTLEFLMRHLSLLADYCSITNMHAKNLAIVWAPNLLRSKQIESACFSGTAAFMEVRIQSVVVEFILNHVDVLFSGKISMVMQEGAASLSRPKSLLVSSPSTKLLTLEEAQARTQAQVNSPIVTENKYIEVGEGPAALQGKFHTIIEFPLERKRPQNKMKKSPVGSWRSFFNLGKSSSVSKRKLQRNESEPSEMKAMALKGGRAEGTLRSAKSEESLTSLHAVDGDSKLFRPRRPRSSSDALSASFNGEMLGNRCNSYDNLPHDNESEEEGGLLHIPALMSPHSAEDVDLSPPDIGVASLDFDPMSFQCSPPKAESECLESGASFLDSPGYSKDKPSANKKDAETGGSQCQTPGSTASSEPVSPLQEKLSPFFTLDLSPTEEKSPKPSSFTEKVVYAFSPKIGRKLSKSPSVSISEPISVTLPPRVSEVIGTVSNTTAQNASSSTWDKCVEERDATNRSPTQVVKMKTNETDAQEAYESEVQPLDQVAAEEVELPGKEDQSVSSSQSKAVASGQTQTGAVTHDPPQDSVPVSSVSLIPPPPPPKNVARMLALALAESAQQASTQSLKRPGTSQAGYTNYGDIAVATTEDNLSSSYSAVALDKAYFQTDRPADQFHLQNNAPGNCDHPLPETTAIGDPTHSNTTESGEQHHQVDLTGNQPHQAYLSGDPEKARITSVPLDSEKSDDHVSFPEDQSGKNSMPTVSFLDQDQSPPRFYSGDQPPSYLGASVDKLHHPLEFADKSSTPPNLPRDKIFLPSGSLADKSPTPPNLPSDKIYPPSGSPEENTSTATMTYMTATPATAQMSTKEASWDVAEQPTTADFAAATLQRTHRTNRPLPPPPSQRSAEQPPVVGQVQAATNIGLNNSHKVQGVVPVPERPPEPRAMDDPVSAFISDGGAAAAQCPMATAVQPGLPEKVRDGARAPLLHLRAESVPAHPCGFPAPLPPTRMMESKMVAAIHSSSADATSSSNYHSFVTASSASVDGALPLPLPVPQPKHASQKTVYSSFARPDVTTEPFGPENCLHFNMTPNCQYRPQSVPPHHNKLEQHQVYGARSEPPASMGLRYNTYVAPGRNASGHHSKPCSRIEYVSSLSSSVRNTCYPEDIPPYPTIRRVQSLHAPPSSMIRSVPISRTEVPPDDEPAYCPRPLYQYKPYQSSQARSDYHVTQLQPYFENGRVHYRYSPYSSSSSSYYSPDGALCDVDAYGTVQLRPLHRLPNRDFAFYNPRLQGKNLYSYAGLPPRPRANVTGYFSPNDHNVVNMPPAADVKHTYTSWDLEDMEKYRMQSIRRESRARQKVKGPVMSQYDNMTPPVQDDLGGIYVIHLRSKSDPGKTGLLSVAEGKESRHAAKAISPEGEDRFYRRHPEAEMDRVHHHGGHGSTQPEKPSLPQKQSSLRSRKLPDMGCSLPEHRAHQEASHRQFCESKNGPPYPQGAGQLDYGSKGIPDTSEPVSYHNSGVKYAASGQESLRLNHKEVRLSKEMERPWVRQPSAPEKHSRDCYKEEEHLTQSMVPPPKPERSHSLKLHHTQNVERDPSVLYQYQPHGKRQSSVTVVSQYDNLEDYHSLPQHQRGVFGGGSMGTYVPPGFPHPQSRTYATALGQGAFLPAELSLQHPETQIHAE